A single window of Vibrio stylophorae DNA harbors:
- a CDS encoding ACT domain-containing protein produces MVGETNLNQLLASMAPSLDNERYGFITMLPSNPIRHVIEPKATYFEQEGLTMIVPHAQAMLYGFEVEAWFHCITLTVHSSLEAVGLTAAVSSALAKAGISANVLAAYFHDHIYVPESRSEEAMRVLHQLAEQANFGTSEQ; encoded by the coding sequence ATGGTCGGGGAAACCAATTTAAATCAACTGCTCGCCAGTATGGCGCCAAGTTTAGATAATGAGCGTTATGGTTTTATTACCATGTTGCCTAGTAACCCGATTCGTCATGTGATTGAGCCCAAAGCGACCTATTTTGAGCAAGAGGGACTGACCATGATTGTCCCTCATGCACAGGCGATGCTCTATGGCTTTGAAGTGGAAGCTTGGTTTCACTGCATTACCTTAACGGTGCACTCTAGCCTTGAAGCCGTGGGGCTTACGGCGGCGGTATCGAGCGCTCTAGCCAAGGCGGGGATCAGTGCCAATGTGCTTGCAGCTTATTTTCATGATCATATTTACGTGCCGGAATCGCGCAGTGAAGAAGCGATGAGGGTGCTCCATCAACTTGCTGAGCAAGCGAACTTTGGTACAAGTGAGCAATAA
- a CDS encoding CobW family GTP-binding protein → MAVITNIITGFLGVGKTTAILHLLKYKPANEKWAVLVNEFGEIGIDGAMLSEQGAMIKEIPGGCLCCTAGVPMSVGITALLRQKPDRLLIEPTGLGHPQQVIATLTSAQYRDYIDLRATIALVDPRHLLDSQYTSHQPYVDQLLSADCLVASKGDCYRPDLLEALSGWQMQYHPHANIAQIAQGALPLNLLDTPRIQMSRIRSHQPAHDLNAHHHEHAAQEPQFALAPDQAFVRKAHQAQGYVSCGWIFGAEAVFDLAKLRQWFRTLPVERAKGVVNTCEGSMVFNMSDGMLSVSAMSLEGFESRIEVIHSQPCDWDAIECALISAKMD, encoded by the coding sequence ATGGCTGTTATCACCAATATCATCACCGGCTTTCTTGGTGTAGGAAAAACCACCGCAATTCTTCATTTGCTGAAATATAAACCGGCCAATGAAAAGTGGGCGGTATTGGTTAATGAGTTTGGGGAAATTGGTATTGATGGCGCGATGCTGAGCGAGCAAGGTGCGATGATTAAGGAGATCCCTGGTGGATGCTTGTGCTGCACAGCAGGGGTTCCAATGTCCGTTGGCATCACCGCATTGCTGCGACAAAAACCGGATCGCTTGCTGATTGAGCCCACGGGGCTTGGCCATCCGCAGCAGGTCATCGCCACGCTAACCTCGGCGCAGTACCGCGATTATATTGATTTGCGTGCCACCATTGCTTTGGTTGACCCCCGGCATCTGCTTGATAGCCAATATACCAGTCACCAGCCCTATGTTGATCAGCTGCTTAGTGCCGATTGTTTGGTGGCCAGCAAAGGTGATTGCTATCGCCCTGATTTACTTGAAGCGCTCAGTGGCTGGCAAATGCAGTATCACCCACATGCCAATATCGCGCAGATTGCACAAGGTGCGCTGCCACTAAACCTTCTTGATACACCGCGCATTCAAATGAGTCGAATTCGTTCTCATCAGCCGGCGCATGATTTAAATGCTCACCATCATGAACATGCGGCGCAAGAGCCACAATTTGCACTTGCCCCTGATCAAGCGTTTGTACGTAAAGCGCATCAGGCGCAAGGCTATGTCAGCTGTGGCTGGATTTTTGGTGCTGAGGCTGTGTTTGATTTAGCAAAGCTACGCCAGTGGTTTCGTACACTGCCCGTTGAGCGAGCCAAAGGCGTGGTCAATACCTGCGAAGGTAGCATGGTATTTAATATGAGTGATGGCATGTTATCGGTAAGTGCCATGAGTCTTGAAGGGTTTGAATCACGTATTGAAGTGATTCATTCACAGCCTTGTGATTGGGACGCCATTGAATGCGCATTGATTAGCGCGAAGATGGATTGA
- a CDS encoding pyrimidine dimer DNA glycosylase/endonuclease V, with product MNIFVLDENIERCAQYHCDQHVVKMILESVQILCTALNKKGMAAPYRSTHLKHPSVLWVEDSYDNFLWLAQLAQALNAEYRYRYDKTEDHKSIAVLNAILAPQFSYPACGLTEFPQAMPEQYKVKGDPVTAYRNFYRYDKIRFATWRKRQKPNWLVCD from the coding sequence ATGAATATCTTTGTATTGGATGAAAATATTGAACGCTGCGCGCAGTATCATTGCGATCAGCATGTGGTAAAAATGATATTAGAGAGTGTGCAAATTCTCTGTACAGCACTGAATAAAAAAGGGATGGCAGCACCTTATCGCTCGACACATTTAAAGCATCCCAGCGTTCTTTGGGTAGAAGACTCCTACGATAATTTTTTATGGCTCGCGCAGCTTGCACAAGCGCTCAATGCTGAATATCGATACCGCTATGACAAAACTGAAGATCACAAATCTATTGCGGTGCTCAATGCGATCCTCGCGCCACAATTTAGCTACCCAGCTTGTGGTTTGACAGAATTTCCACAAGCGATGCCGGAACAATATAAAGTGAAGGGTGACCCTGTCACGGCTTATCGCAATTTTTACCGCTATGACAAAATACGTTTTGCTACATGGCGCAAACGCCAAAAACCGAACTGGTTGGTGTGTGATTAA
- a CDS encoding phosphotransferase — translation MTKVHMSQHTVLRAANSSSPTVHYFLTYLQSSFPYAPKPLGFEWHDGQKMERLTLVPGTTYDYPLQGAIASEQALVSAAMLLRQFHDASADYIDLLDDEMIWLLPARQPAEVICHGDFAPYNVTCEGENVVGVYDFDTAHPAPRVWDLAYAIYCWAPFKTHEVDRLGDLDAQIERALIFANAYGMNAQQRAVLLNTMIERLHCLVAFMKAQSEQGDDKFSMDIAQGHSQSYLNDIVYLQTHRAAITARLMAAL, via the coding sequence ATGACAAAAGTTCATATGTCGCAGCATACCGTACTGCGCGCCGCAAATTCCAGCTCGCCAACCGTTCATTATTTTCTTACGTATTTACAGTCATCTTTTCCCTATGCACCCAAGCCCTTGGGCTTTGAATGGCATGATGGCCAAAAGATGGAACGACTCACCTTAGTGCCTGGCACCACCTATGATTATCCTCTGCAAGGGGCGATCGCCAGCGAGCAAGCCTTGGTGAGCGCTGCCATGTTATTACGTCAATTTCATGATGCATCAGCTGATTATATTGACTTGCTGGATGATGAGATGATTTGGCTATTGCCCGCTCGTCAGCCAGCGGAGGTGATTTGCCATGGCGATTTTGCGCCCTATAACGTGACCTGCGAAGGTGAAAATGTGGTGGGCGTTTATGATTTTGATACCGCGCATCCCGCGCCGCGCGTCTGGGATTTAGCTTATGCGATATATTGTTGGGCGCCCTTTAAAACCCATGAAGTGGACCGTTTGGGTGATTTAGATGCGCAAATTGAGCGGGCGCTGATATTTGCCAACGCCTATGGTATGAATGCTCAGCAGCGTGCTGTTTTGCTAAACACTATGATTGAGCGGTTGCATTGCCTTGTGGCATTTATGAAAGCACAATCAGAGCAGGGCGATGACAAATTCAGCATGGATATTGCGCAGGGTCATAGCCAAAGCTATCTCAATGATATTGTATATTTACAGACGCATCGCGCGGCAATTACTGCGCGATTAATGGCTGCACTTTGA
- a CDS encoding GFA family protein, producing the protein MCYHGSCNCGAVHYQVHGDLSDVVYCHCQLCQKMSGSAFLAFGSALHQQLQIFGHEAMQSYQATMHATRYFCRHCGSNLFWQPQGEYGDTYQCIALGTLDTPFEPRKWQHFYTDQKACWFEIQDEQRCYATCP; encoded by the coding sequence ATGTGTTATCACGGAAGTTGTAATTGTGGTGCGGTGCACTATCAGGTCCATGGCGATTTATCTGATGTGGTTTATTGCCACTGTCAGTTGTGCCAGAAAATGTCAGGCTCGGCCTTTTTAGCATTTGGCAGTGCGCTACATCAGCAGTTACAGATATTTGGTCATGAGGCGATGCAAAGTTATCAAGCAACCATGCACGCCACGCGTTATTTTTGTCGCCATTGTGGGAGCAATCTATTTTGGCAGCCTCAGGGAGAGTATGGCGACACCTACCAATGTATAGCCTTAGGGACGCTGGATACGCCCTTTGAGCCACGAAAGTGGCAGCACTTTTATACGGATCAAAAAGCTTGCTGGTTTGAAATTCAAGACGAGCAGCGCTGCTACGCGACATGTCCATAA
- a CDS encoding DMT family transporter yields the protein MHYVYLAIAIMAEVVATSALKASDSFTKLLPSFLVVLGYATSFYCLSVSLKTIDVGVAYAIWAGVGIVLITLVAAAVYRQIPDLAAVVGMSLIVAGVLVIQLFSKSTGH from the coding sequence GTGCATTATGTCTATTTAGCGATTGCGATTATGGCTGAGGTAGTTGCAACCAGTGCGCTCAAAGCATCGGACTCATTTACCAAATTGCTACCAAGTTTTTTGGTGGTGTTGGGCTATGCCACATCCTTTTATTGCTTAAGCGTCTCGCTGAAAACCATTGATGTGGGTGTGGCTTATGCAATTTGGGCTGGGGTGGGCATCGTATTGATTACCTTAGTGGCTGCGGCTGTATATCGGCAGATACCAGATTTAGCCGCAGTGGTTGGCATGAGCCTTATTGTCGCAGGCGTCTTAGTGATCCAACTGTTCTCTAAAAGTACTGGGCATTAA
- a CDS encoding L,D-transpeptidase family protein translates to MSKMRTVIWLGLIGVMAASALFYVYGRAYWVPWKQEMTGKRTVAQVVAQYGEKARAKLAPYYEKAQVAYPGKQVALLAVKAEKRLALWAQDADQQWHLIREFDVKAASGVLGPKLREGDRQVPEGIYRITWLHPNSTYHLSMKLNYPNEFDWARAKEEGRQEPGSNIFIHGKAVSIGCLAMGDEAIEQLFVLASDIGIDNISVVISPTDPRMQPLVVPDDAPDWTDGLYQQITQAFLAVSESQMVLQ, encoded by the coding sequence ATGTCAAAGATGCGAACGGTGATCTGGCTGGGTCTTATCGGTGTCATGGCAGCCAGCGCTTTGTTTTATGTTTATGGGCGAGCCTACTGGGTGCCTTGGAAGCAAGAGATGACAGGAAAGCGAACCGTTGCGCAGGTGGTGGCGCAATATGGTGAGAAGGCGCGGGCAAAGCTTGCGCCCTATTATGAAAAAGCGCAGGTCGCCTATCCGGGTAAACAGGTGGCACTGCTTGCGGTGAAAGCGGAAAAACGCCTTGCACTTTGGGCGCAGGATGCGGATCAGCAGTGGCATCTTATTCGTGAGTTTGACGTCAAAGCCGCCAGCGGTGTGCTCGGACCGAAATTGCGTGAAGGCGACCGACAAGTGCCAGAAGGGATCTATCGTATTACTTGGTTGCATCCAAATAGTACCTATCATCTGTCTATGAAGCTCAATTACCCCAATGAGTTTGACTGGGCGCGAGCCAAAGAAGAGGGGCGTCAAGAGCCCGGTAGTAATATCTTTATCCATGGCAAAGCCGTTTCTATAGGTTGCTTAGCCATGGGGGATGAAGCCATTGAGCAGCTTTTTGTTCTGGCCAGTGATATTGGAATCGATAACATTTCTGTGGTGATATCGCCTACGGATCCACGTATGCAACCTTTGGTGGTTCCTGATGATGCGCCAGATTGGACAGATGGACTCTATCAGCAAATTACGCAGGCATTTTTAGCCGTCAGTGAATCGCAAATGGTTTTGCAATAA
- the cobB gene encoding Sir2 family NAD+-dependent deacetylase yields MYSQINRIVVLTGAGISAESGIQTFRAADGLWENHRVDDVATPEGFERNPTLVQRFYNDRRAHLQQPDIQPNAAHLALAQLEQAFDGEVLVITQNIDNLHERAGSKNVIHMHGELLKVRCCHSERVYDWQGPILPETVCECCTPAQTLRPHIVWFGEIPFEMDRIASALRSADLFISIGTSGHVYPAAGFVREASLHGARTVELNLEPSAVNSAFDEHQQGSATALVPEFVTQLLANQQK; encoded by the coding sequence ATGTATTCACAAATCAATCGTATCGTGGTGTTAACGGGCGCGGGGATCTCCGCAGAATCAGGCATTCAAACATTTCGCGCCGCCGATGGCTTGTGGGAAAATCATCGCGTTGACGATGTCGCGACGCCTGAAGGTTTTGAGCGAAATCCAACTTTAGTCCAGCGTTTTTACAATGATCGCCGCGCTCATTTACAGCAGCCAGATATTCAGCCCAATGCCGCGCACCTTGCCCTTGCTCAATTGGAACAAGCGTTTGATGGTGAGGTATTGGTGATCACTCAAAATATCGATAATCTACATGAGCGTGCAGGCAGCAAAAATGTGATTCACATGCATGGCGAGCTGTTGAAAGTTCGCTGCTGCCATTCAGAGCGGGTTTATGATTGGCAAGGCCCGATTTTGCCTGAGACTGTCTGTGAGTGCTGTACGCCAGCACAAACGCTAAGGCCACATATTGTGTGGTTTGGCGAAATCCCCTTTGAAATGGACCGAATTGCTAGTGCTCTGAGAAGCGCCGATCTCTTTATCTCCATTGGCACCTCCGGTCATGTCTATCCCGCCGCAGGATTTGTGCGAGAAGCAAGCCTACATGGTGCGCGTACGGTGGAGCTGAATTTAGAGCCTAGCGCAGTGAATAGCGCTTTTGATGAGCATCAGCAGGGCAGTGCAACTGCGCTGGTACCTGAATTTGTGACCCAATTGCTCGCAAACCAGCAAAAATAG
- a CDS encoding choice-of-anchor I family protein, producing the protein MVRSSPRAKLSLLSLAGLMLMGCEPQTHEPTVTAEVPAPQKITIQCQPEQPIPVESGYVIGIEKVGRSIAHTPFDQSAAEVVAYDACSDQLLVVNSQAKRVDRFRFDRNGAPQPLGDLSLSVAAKHAGIPLGAATSVAAHRGLLAVSIAHQDPQQRGIIALYRSDTQALVTTYRAGALPDMVQFSADGSYLASANEGQPSDDYSQDPQGSVTLVDLTKGPMQASVNEISFRDFNIDASRYQELDSKVRISGPNASVAQDLEPEYLTFAEDGFLYVALQENNAIAKIDIGQKHVVSIFPLGEKSWHQARLDPSDQDGVIGQLKTYPGLTSLYMPDALLSYQVAGETYLVTANEGEMREYQFQTTPQACENTGYHWLGESIDEDDNRYRNEVGPCLAHTDAVRGSDLSVPDGHPLKAQLQNPKALGRLKLVIPTEPASVRSSIVAFGGRSFSIWKTDGTLVYDSGDELARIALHHDREHFNSDHRAHHKGDARSDEKGIEPEALSLASINGRVYLFIGLERQSGIVIYDVTDPNHGRYVAYHSARDFNQPVCTQVSDGGACENGVYNPAAGDLGPESVQYFSRNGVHYLAVGNEVSGTVTVYRVQLAIPKAN; encoded by the coding sequence ATGGTTCGCTCATCTCCTAGAGCAAAACTCTCGTTATTGAGTCTAGCTGGGCTGATGCTCATGGGCTGTGAGCCTCAGACGCATGAGCCAACGGTGACGGCTGAAGTTCCAGCACCACAAAAAATCACCATTCAATGCCAGCCTGAGCAGCCCATTCCGGTGGAGTCGGGTTATGTCATTGGTATTGAAAAAGTGGGGCGCAGTATTGCTCATACACCTTTTGATCAGTCTGCTGCTGAAGTCGTGGCTTATGATGCGTGTAGCGATCAATTATTAGTGGTGAATTCGCAAGCCAAAAGAGTGGATCGTTTCCGCTTTGATCGTAACGGTGCACCGCAGCCGCTTGGTGATCTTTCTTTGTCCGTGGCGGCAAAACATGCAGGGATTCCGCTAGGGGCTGCGACCAGTGTTGCCGCGCATCGCGGTTTACTGGCTGTGTCGATTGCTCATCAAGATCCGCAGCAGCGCGGCATCATTGCGCTTTATCGTTCTGATACCCAGGCGCTGGTAACGACCTATCGTGCCGGTGCATTGCCAGATATGGTGCAATTTTCAGCGGATGGTAGTTACCTTGCTAGCGCCAATGAAGGCCAGCCCAGTGATGATTACAGTCAAGATCCACAGGGCAGTGTTACGCTGGTTGATTTAACCAAGGGGCCGATGCAAGCATCGGTCAATGAAATTAGTTTTCGAGACTTTAATATCGATGCCAGTCGCTACCAAGAGTTGGATAGCAAAGTCCGTATTAGTGGGCCAAATGCCTCTGTTGCGCAAGATTTAGAGCCAGAATATCTTACCTTTGCAGAGGATGGTTTTCTCTATGTGGCGCTACAAGAGAATAACGCCATTGCAAAAATTGATATTGGCCAAAAACATGTGGTCAGTATTTTTCCTTTAGGTGAAAAATCATGGCATCAAGCAAGGCTGGACCCTTCCGATCAAGATGGGGTGATTGGTCAGCTCAAAACTTACCCAGGGCTCACCAGCTTATATATGCCGGATGCTTTGCTTAGCTATCAGGTTGCAGGTGAAACCTATTTGGTGACGGCCAATGAAGGGGAGATGCGTGAATATCAATTTCAAACCACACCTCAGGCCTGTGAAAATACAGGTTATCACTGGCTTGGTGAGTCGATTGATGAAGATGACAATCGATATCGCAATGAAGTTGGCCCCTGTTTAGCGCATACAGATGCGGTGCGTGGTAGCGATTTGAGTGTGCCAGATGGCCATCCACTGAAAGCGCAACTGCAAAACCCGAAAGCCTTGGGGCGTCTTAAATTGGTGATCCCAACGGAACCGGCCAGTGTTCGCTCTTCCATTGTGGCTTTTGGTGGCCGCTCATTTTCCATTTGGAAAACTGATGGCACCTTGGTGTATGACAGTGGCGATGAGTTAGCCCGTATCGCGCTGCATCATGATCGCGAGCATTTTAATAGTGATCACCGAGCACATCACAAAGGTGATGCTCGAAGTGATGAAAAAGGTATTGAGCCAGAAGCTTTAAGCTTGGCGTCAATTAATGGTCGTGTGTATCTGTTTATTGGTCTTGAGCGTCAAAGTGGTATTGTGATTTATGATGTCACTGATCCCAATCATGGCCGTTATGTCGCCTATCATTCAGCGCGAGACTTCAACCAACCTGTTTGTACGCAAGTGAGTGATGGTGGGGCCTGTGAAAATGGCGTCTATAACCCAGCGGCTGGTGATCTCGGGCCTGAATCTGTGCAGTATTTTAGTCGCAATGGTGTGCACTATTTAGCGGTAGGTAACGAGGTGAGTGGTACCGTCACCGTCTATCGCGTGCAACTTGCGATACCCAAAGCCAATTAA
- a CDS encoding sugar O-acetyltransferase → MSQREKMIAGMPYEPWDDELKAARAKAKLACYHFNHARPDDDSRLTHLAALFQTEQGFYVEPNFYCDYGFNIHLKGFFYANHHLTILDCAPVTIGDEVLIGPHVLISTATHPLSVQDRQAYEYAAPITIEDHVWIGGQVTILPGVTIGRGSVIGAGSVVTRDIPAGVVAVGNPCRVLREINDDDVAEKQKQLTFI, encoded by the coding sequence ATGAGCCAACGCGAGAAAATGATCGCAGGAATGCCTTATGAGCCATGGGATGACGAGCTAAAAGCGGCGCGCGCGAAAGCCAAGCTGGCGTGTTATCACTTTAATCATGCGCGGCCCGATGATGATTCGCGGCTCACGCATCTTGCTGCGCTTTTTCAAACCGAGCAAGGCTTTTATGTGGAGCCAAATTTTTACTGTGATTACGGCTTTAACATTCATCTCAAAGGTTTTTTCTATGCCAATCATCATTTGACCATTCTTGATTGCGCGCCCGTGACCATTGGCGATGAGGTGTTGATTGGACCTCATGTTCTGATCTCTACAGCAACTCACCCGCTGAGCGTGCAAGATAGGCAAGCCTACGAATACGCAGCGCCTATTACCATTGAGGATCATGTGTGGATTGGCGGTCAGGTGACGATTTTACCTGGGGTAACGATTGGACGAGGTAGTGTGATTGGCGCAGGCAGCGTGGTGACACGCGATATTCCCGCCGGCGTCGTTGCTGTCGGGAATCCATGCCGTGTTTTGCGTGAAATCAATGATGATGACGTGGCAGAAAAACAGAAGCAATTGACCTTTATTTAA
- a CDS encoding nitrous oxide-stimulated promoter family protein — translation MPHSHRKSPKKHAKTSQQSEKQSVNPAERLSRRLAREHRTFVYMTQLYCHKHHQHPLGSLCDACASLMAYAAQKLDRCPYGDDKPTCVKCPIHCYKAKEREQSREIMRYSGPRMLVRHPILAILHLIDGRQPVPEQPSMRSNRQRRKAEKKS, via the coding sequence ATGCCGCATTCACACCGAAAATCGCCAAAAAAACACGCCAAAACCAGTCAACAAAGCGAGAAGCAAAGCGTAAATCCGGCCGAACGACTCAGCCGCCGTTTAGCCCGTGAACACCGAACTTTTGTTTACATGACACAACTTTATTGCCATAAACATCACCAACACCCCTTAGGCAGTCTCTGTGATGCCTGTGCCTCCTTAATGGCGTACGCAGCGCAAAAACTGGATCGCTGTCCCTATGGCGATGACAAACCCACCTGTGTCAAATGCCCCATCCATTGCTATAAAGCGAAAGAGCGTGAACAATCACGAGAAATCATGCGATATTCAGGGCCACGGATGTTAGTGCGCCATCCAATTCTTGCTATTTTGCATCTGATTGATGGACGTCAGCCAGTCCCTGAGCAACCCTCAATGCGCAGTAATCGTCAGCGCAGAAAAGCGGAAAAGAAATCCTAA
- the mobA gene encoding molybdenum cofactor guanylyltransferase MobA: protein MSNPEMHQAHNPFSQALQANNQNLPWLILAGGRATRMGGVDKGLVKLGAHPLIMHSMTILRAQGAAVVINANRNISDYQAMAPCICDQHIGQEIQFDGPLAGIAAGLAQLPDDQEWMGFSPCDCPNLPQNLIARLNAAKPVQAPPLWVLCHDGEQSQHGVGLVHRSILPTLQKALTEGERRLAKFQHLTGACYVDFSDTPKSFINLNSTHELSQWQSDHRA from the coding sequence ATGTCAAACCCCGAAATGCATCAAGCACACAATCCATTTTCTCAAGCCTTGCAAGCGAACAACCAAAATCTACCCTGGCTCATTTTAGCGGGCGGTCGCGCGACCCGTATGGGCGGTGTAGATAAAGGCTTAGTAAAGCTCGGCGCACACCCCTTAATTATGCACAGCATGACGATTTTGCGTGCACAGGGCGCTGCAGTGGTGATCAATGCCAATCGAAATATCAGTGACTATCAAGCTATGGCGCCTTGTATTTGCGATCAACATATTGGCCAAGAAATTCAATTCGATGGCCCTTTAGCGGGCATTGCTGCAGGTCTTGCTCAACTACCGGATGATCAAGAGTGGATGGGCTTTAGCCCCTGCGATTGCCCTAATCTGCCGCAAAATTTAATCGCACGTTTAAATGCAGCTAAGCCCGTGCAAGCGCCGCCACTTTGGGTGCTTTGCCATGATGGTGAACAAAGTCAGCATGGTGTGGGCTTGGTCCATCGCAGTATTCTTCCCACCTTGCAAAAAGCACTGACGGAAGGCGAGCGACGCCTTGCCAAATTTCAACACCTCACCGGTGCTTGCTATGTGGATTTTTCAGATACGCCAAAAAGCTTTATCAATCTCAATAGCACGCATGAATTGTCACAATGGCAATCGGATCATCGAGCATAA
- a CDS encoding RHS repeat domain-containing protein, whose translation MRSSLFIFLWAACCPISHAEEPVRIYEAYFQIQTKAKEENSKSLSFLSNGDQILTDKNGPVIKTNDGVYIRTQNAVDEYIKNSPALVIRTLYSDSFSTIDFNHMLITRPTEVLSGAKIQLIYDNYGQVIQTIDSAGPGRTRTHRYDKQGQLIETHDSLVGIIHHCYRKDCDRDAPLLVEKFDGTEVYMTRDELNYMAAFRQK comes from the coding sequence ATGCGCAGTAGTCTTTTCATTTTCCTATGGGCGGCATGTTGCCCAATCAGTCATGCCGAGGAGCCCGTGCGCATTTACGAGGCTTATTTTCAAATTCAAACCAAGGCCAAAGAAGAAAATAGCAAATCCCTCTCTTTTTTATCCAATGGCGATCAGATTTTGACCGACAAAAATGGCCCTGTCATTAAAACCAATGATGGGGTTTATATCAGAACGCAAAATGCCGTCGATGAATACATCAAAAACAGTCCCGCCTTGGTGATTCGCACCCTATATTCAGATTCCTTTAGTACTATTGATTTTAATCACATGCTGATTACCCGCCCTACCGAGGTCTTATCCGGTGCAAAAATCCAACTGATTTATGATAACTATGGTCAAGTCATTCAAACCATTGATAGCGCAGGCCCAGGACGAACACGTACCCATCGCTATGATAAGCAAGGACAGCTTATTGAAACCCATGACTCGCTAGTCGGTATCATTCACCATTGTTATCGCAAAGATTGCGATAGAGATGCCCCTTTATTAGTGGAGAAATTTGATGGCACTGAAGTTTATATGACCCGTGATGAGCTGAACTATATGGCTGCATTTCGGCAAAAATAA